The following are encoded together in the Sandaracinaceae bacterium genome:
- a CDS encoding ATP-dependent RNA helicase, producing MSSERLPIESLRPAFDDAFRAGPVVVSAPTGSGKSTRVPAWLLAGASPSRPVWVIEPRRVACRALASRVASMEGTRLGGRVGYRVRDDDRTSAETQLVFATPGIALRQLADVRACHAVVVDELHERRLDVDLLLALLRYERAAGLVVMSATFAGDEIAAGLGGTHLHAEGRLFPVRITHVGDRPPDRQELVERVEQALTRAANDPGDVLVFLPGKGEIHAVYERLAPRRDITTLTLHGGLTLDEQARVFEPAQKRKVILCTNVAETSLTVPGVGVVIDSGLVRRTRYHQGRGFLTLMPIADDSAEQRAGRAGRTAPGVCYRLWSQATRLAPATPPEVHRESLVPLVLGAAGAGVSVRALPFLDPPKEHALLQAEAELRALGALDDAGVTDKGRALSSLPLDAHLGRLVVEAQARREAGEHALSDDVVALVAALAVGRPLFDGPPRELDVADGTDLRASGCDVVALVRAMREGDARRDGLHHMALREARQLQERLRQALGWPGREAERTGNAIDRHAVAQVILAADSRSAYVARHRKHETAWANGGPELDLGRESALRLKQERDAGRRDAAKVDAVLVLDTCAIGASARETRLIATCVMPVPVAWLVEAGLGEERLGNVTRERGHITASLERLYAGVVLQSREAEPEGPLAREAIAKLFLEGRLFKGSLAEAKRRVSERALAAGLAGTRLGDSLGLSPTKPLPPLDVFLAERLLELGVERVADLALLSAEDVLPDALPAYESQLLAQEFPPRVSVGDAEYVSEVDVEQRLVTLRMVRGQRTTPPPAQYIPRFGGFKVCAEAGRVLHVVRPHTR from the coding sequence GTGTCCTCCGAGCGCCTGCCCATCGAGTCTCTCCGGCCCGCGTTCGACGACGCGTTCCGCGCGGGTCCCGTGGTGGTCTCGGCGCCCACCGGGTCGGGCAAGTCCACGCGTGTGCCGGCGTGGCTGCTGGCGGGCGCAAGCCCGAGCCGGCCGGTGTGGGTCATCGAGCCGCGGCGCGTGGCCTGCCGAGCGCTGGCCAGCCGCGTGGCGTCCATGGAGGGCACGCGGCTCGGCGGGCGCGTGGGCTACCGCGTGCGCGACGACGACCGCACCAGCGCGGAGACGCAGCTGGTCTTCGCCACGCCCGGCATCGCGCTGCGGCAGCTGGCCGACGTGCGCGCCTGCCACGCCGTGGTGGTGGACGAGCTGCACGAGCGGCGCCTGGACGTGGACCTCTTGCTGGCGCTGCTGCGCTACGAGCGAGCGGCGGGGCTGGTGGTCATGTCCGCCACCTTCGCGGGCGACGAGATCGCAGCCGGGTTGGGCGGCACGCACCTGCACGCAGAGGGCCGCTTGTTTCCCGTGCGCATCACGCACGTGGGGGACCGCCCGCCCGACCGGCAAGAGCTGGTGGAGCGCGTGGAGCAGGCGCTCACGCGCGCCGCGAACGACCCGGGCGACGTGCTAGTGTTCCTGCCCGGGAAGGGCGAGATCCACGCGGTGTACGAGCGCCTCGCGCCGCGTCGCGACATCACCACGCTCACGCTGCACGGCGGGCTCACGCTGGACGAGCAGGCGCGCGTGTTCGAGCCCGCCCAGAAGCGCAAGGTCATCCTGTGCACCAACGTGGCCGAGACCTCGCTCACGGTGCCGGGCGTGGGCGTGGTCATCGACTCGGGGCTGGTGCGCCGCACGCGCTACCACCAGGGGCGCGGCTTCCTCACGCTGATGCCCATCGCCGACGACAGCGCGGAGCAGCGCGCCGGCCGTGCCGGGCGCACCGCGCCGGGTGTTTGCTACCGCCTGTGGAGCCAGGCCACGCGCTTGGCGCCAGCCACCCCGCCCGAGGTGCACCGCGAGTCGCTCGTGCCGCTGGTGCTGGGCGCGGCGGGTGCGGGTGTGTCGGTGCGCGCGCTGCCGTTCCTGGACCCGCCCAAAGAGCACGCGCTGCTGCAGGCCGAGGCCGAGCTGCGGGCGCTCGGTGCGCTCGACGACGCGGGCGTGACCGACAAGGGGCGCGCGCTGTCGAGCTTGCCTCTCGACGCGCACCTGGGCCGCCTGGTGGTGGAGGCGCAGGCGCGCCGCGAGGCGGGCGAGCACGCGCTGTCCGACGACGTGGTGGCGCTGGTGGCGGCGCTGGCCGTGGGGCGCCCGCTCTTCGATGGGCCACCGCGCGAGCTGGACGTGGCGGACGGCACGGATCTGCGCGCCAGCGGCTGCGACGTGGTGGCGTTGGTGCGCGCCATGCGCGAGGGGGACGCGCGCCGCGACGGCCTGCACCACATGGCCCTGCGCGAGGCACGTCAGCTCCAAGAGCGCCTGCGCCAAGCGCTGGGCTGGCCCGGGCGTGAGGCCGAGCGCACGGGCAACGCCATCGACCGGCACGCCGTGGCGCAGGTGATCCTCGCGGCAGACTCGCGCTCGGCCTACGTGGCGCGCCACCGCAAGCACGAGACGGCCTGGGCCAACGGTGGCCCCGAGCTGGACCTCGGCCGCGAGAGCGCGCTGCGCCTCAAGCAGGAGCGCGACGCCGGGCGACGCGACGCCGCGAAGGTGGACGCCGTGCTGGTGCTGGACACGTGCGCCATCGGCGCCTCGGCCCGCGAGACGCGGCTCATCGCCACGTGTGTGATGCCCGTGCCGGTCGCGTGGCTGGTGGAGGCGGGGCTCGGCGAAGAGCGCCTGGGCAACGTGACGCGCGAGCGTGGCCACATCACGGCCAGCCTGGAGCGCTTGTACGCGGGCGTGGTGCTGCAGAGCCGCGAGGCCGAGCCCGAAGGCCCCCTGGCGCGTGAGGCCATCGCCAAGCTGTTCCTCGAAGGCCGCCTGTTCAAGGGCTCACTAGCCGAAGCCAAGCGCCGCGTGAGCGAGCGCGCGCTCGCGGCGGGGCTCGCAGGCACGCGCCTCGGTGACTCGCTCGGTCTGTCTCCCACCAAGCCGCTGCCACCGCTCGACGTGTTCCTCGCGGAGCGCCTGCTCGAGCTGGGAGTGGAGCGCGTGGCCGACCTCGCGCTGCTGTCGGCCGAGGACGTGCTGCCCGACGCATTGCCGGCCTACGAGAGCCAGCTGCTGGCCCAAGAGTTCCCGCCGCGAGTGAGCGTGGGCGATGCCGAGTACGTGAGCGAGGTGGACGTGGAGCAGCGCCTCGTGACGCTCCGCATGGTCCGCGGTCAGCGCACCACGCCGCCGCCCGCGCAGTACATACCGCGCTTCGGTGGGTTCAAGGTGTGCGCCGAGGCTGGCCGCGTGCTCCACGTGGTGCGCCCGCACACGCGATAG
- a CDS encoding AraC family transcriptional regulator ligand-binding domain-containing protein, translating to MMDESHRASSVASGEAPLSMRQVAGILTRALEDEGYALGDLLAETTISPARIDTMGEHSDWGDFQQLVRNALRLTENPALGLWFGRRVRLASLGLLGFAAISSPSLMDLARLFTRYGSLHATHVRVQIEFIEIDAGSQGKRSVPSVRLDEDKPHDDIAVFLMEATIRFAADVAQTVWGNRMDGLRFELSYDEPAHWKSVSFEYPVQFSRPAHRMFVVDPEAAFAPLLNGDSVSLRGMEPLLERDLQRQAEDRGVLARARDAIQEAFRTARGDIPDATEMAALLGCSGRDLRRALTEAGLDYRQLMNEVRRELAEESLTRTQQRVHDIALRLGYRDEANFRRAFRRWTGLSPAAFRAERQG from the coding sequence GTGATGGACGAGTCGCACCGGGCCAGCTCGGTCGCTTCCGGGGAAGCCCCCTTGAGCATGCGGCAGGTCGCCGGGATTCTGACGCGCGCCCTAGAGGACGAGGGCTACGCGCTGGGCGACCTCCTGGCCGAGACGACCATCTCGCCGGCCCGCATCGACACCATGGGCGAGCACTCCGACTGGGGCGACTTCCAGCAGCTGGTGCGAAACGCGCTGCGACTCACCGAGAACCCGGCGCTCGGGCTCTGGTTCGGCCGGCGCGTGCGGCTGGCGTCCCTGGGGCTACTGGGCTTCGCCGCGATCAGCAGTCCATCGCTCATGGACCTGGCGCGCTTGTTCACGCGCTACGGCTCGCTGCACGCCACGCACGTACGCGTTCAGATCGAGTTCATCGAGATCGACGCCGGGAGCCAGGGGAAGCGCAGCGTGCCGTCGGTTCGGCTCGACGAGGACAAGCCCCATGACGACATCGCGGTCTTCCTCATGGAGGCCACCATTCGCTTCGCCGCCGACGTGGCCCAGACGGTGTGGGGCAATCGCATGGACGGGCTGCGCTTCGAGCTGTCGTACGACGAGCCCGCTCACTGGAAGAGCGTCTCCTTCGAGTATCCCGTCCAGTTCTCGCGCCCGGCGCACCGCATGTTCGTGGTGGACCCCGAGGCGGCGTTCGCCCCGCTGTTGAACGGAGACAGTGTCTCGCTGCGAGGCATGGAGCCGTTGCTCGAGCGGGACCTCCAGCGGCAGGCCGAGGACCGCGGCGTGCTGGCGAGAGCGCGGGATGCGATCCAGGAGGCCTTCCGCACGGCGCGCGGCGACATTCCCGATGCCACCGAGATGGCGGCCCTCCTCGGCTGCTCGGGCCGCGACCTCCGGCGCGCGCTCACGGAAGCGGGCCTCGACTACCGCCAGTTGATGAACGAGGTGCGGCGCGAGCTGGCCGAAGAGTCCCTCACACGCACGCAGCAGAGGGTCCACGACATCGCCCTTCGGCTGGGCTACCGCGACGAGGCGAACTTCCGCCGGGCGTTTCGGCGCTGGACGGGGCTGAGCCCCGCGGCGTTTCGCGCGGAGCGACAGGGGTAG